A window of Novosphingobium terrae contains these coding sequences:
- a CDS encoding MFS transporter: protein MTPAQQRHTVIACFLGWALDAFDFFILIFVMADIAREFGTTITGITWALTLTLGLRVVGAYIFGRLADRFGRRPTLLVNVLLFSALSFASGFANSLWMFLTLRSLYGVAMGGEWGIGTSLAMESIDAKWRGMVSGLLQAGYPVGYLLAALAYGLGFHWLGWRGLFMITMIPAALIFYIRRSVPESPAWEKGTVSAPAEIGLIATLRQHAGLIVMATLLMAAASTFSHGTQDLYPTYLRVQHGLPITTISAIAVVYNLGAIFGSLLGGSLSQIIGRRRQLIVASLAALALLPFWATVNGPVAIGAMAFAMQFLVQSTFGVLPAHLNEIAPANVRSTFTGVVYQLGNLLTAGNATLQAWLAERYMHGHYGSAMAIVVAAGALLLALLAAVGQEAREKSLVAPA, encoded by the coding sequence ATGACGCCTGCCCAGCAGCGGCATACCGTGATCGCATGTTTCCTGGGCTGGGCCCTGGACGCCTTCGATTTCTTCATCCTGATTTTCGTCATGGCCGATATCGCCCGCGAATTCGGCACCACGATCACCGGCATCACCTGGGCGCTGACGCTCACGCTCGGCCTGCGGGTGGTGGGCGCCTACATCTTCGGGCGTTTGGCGGATCGCTTCGGCCGCCGCCCGACCTTGCTGGTCAATGTGCTGCTGTTTTCCGCGCTGTCCTTTGCCTCCGGGTTCGCCAACAGCCTGTGGATGTTCCTGACCCTGCGCTCGCTTTACGGCGTGGCGATGGGCGGCGAATGGGGCATCGGCACCTCGCTGGCGATGGAGAGCATCGATGCCAAATGGCGCGGCATGGTGTCGGGCCTGCTTCAAGCCGGCTATCCTGTGGGCTATCTGCTGGCGGCGCTGGCCTATGGGCTGGGCTTCCACTGGCTGGGCTGGCGTGGCCTCTTCATGATCACGATGATCCCGGCGGCGTTGATCTTCTACATCCGCCGCTCCGTGCCCGAAAGCCCGGCCTGGGAGAAGGGCACGGTTTCGGCCCCGGCGGAGATCGGTCTGATCGCAACCTTGCGCCAGCATGCCGGGCTGATCGTGATGGCAACCCTGCTGATGGCGGCGGCCTCCACCTTCAGCCATGGCACGCAGGATCTCTATCCCACCTATCTGCGGGTGCAGCATGGCCTGCCGATCACCACCATCTCGGCCATCGCGGTGGTTTACAATCTCGGCGCGATCTTTGGCAGCCTGCTGGGTGGCAGCCTGTCGCAGATCATAGGGCGGCGGCGCCAGCTGATCGTGGCCTCGCTGGCGGCGCTGGCGCTGCTGCCCTTCTGGGCCACCGTCAACGGACCTGTCGCCATCGGCGCCATGGCCTTTGCCATGCAGTTTCTCGTCCAGAGCACCTTTGGCGTGCTGCCTGCCCATCTCAACGAAATCGCGCCCGCCAATGTGCGCAGCACCTTTACCGGCGTGGTTTATCAGCTGGGCAATCTGCTGACCGCCGGCAACGCCACGCTTCAGGCTTGGCTTGCCGAGCGTTATATGCATGGGC